The proteins below are encoded in one region of Pontibacter deserti:
- a CDS encoding energy transducer TonB, protein MKLTFTISLAVALLLYFPERAFSQNNTDGAASKTVYEYVETMPSYNGGQDAMLKYLSSSIPYTNAQAQGLVVVSFVVDTDGSVNQVKVLKSLHPKLDSVCVQSVKNMSGHWTSGYQKGKPVAVRYTLPVKFTNNSSGSSTDKQDMPEFTGGRTAFENFMYRKAKYPKGAKKHGTIYVSFIINEDGSLSDYALQNSLEPILDEEALRLAKLTEGKWIPIEKDGKKVKIRYTMPVVF, encoded by the coding sequence ATGAAGCTAACTTTTACCATTTCCCTTGCGGTTGCCCTGCTACTATACTTTCCTGAACGGGCTTTTTCTCAAAACAATACCGACGGTGCAGCCAGTAAAACGGTGTACGAGTATGTAGAAACCATGCCTAGTTACAATGGTGGTCAGGATGCTATGCTAAAGTACTTGTCTAGTAGTATTCCTTATACAAATGCTCAGGCGCAGGGGCTAGTAGTTGTTAGTTTTGTAGTTGATACTGATGGGAGTGTAAATCAGGTAAAAGTATTGAAGAGCCTGCATCCTAAACTGGATTCTGTTTGTGTGCAGTCTGTGAAGAACATGAGTGGCCACTGGACATCTGGTTACCAAAAAGGCAAGCCTGTTGCTGTGCGCTATACCTTACCGGTAAAATTCACAAATAATAGCTCCGGGTCTTCGACCGACAAACAGGATATGCCCGAGTTTACAGGTGGCCGAACCGCTTTCGAGAACTTTATGTATCGGAAAGCGAAATATCCTAAAGGCGCTAAAAAGCACGGTACAATATATGTTTCATTTATCATCAATGAAGATGGCTCTCTATCTGACTACGCGCTGCAGAACAGCCTTGAACCTATACTTGATGAAGAGGCTCTTAGATTAGCTAAACTGACTGAAGGCAAATGGATACCTATTGAAAAAGACGGTAAAAAAGTGAAGATAAGGTATACCATGCCGGTAGTATTTTAA
- the surE gene encoding 5'/3'-nucleotidase SurE: MAKPLILISNDDGITAPGIRTLVEVAMKVGEVVVVAPDGPQSGMGHAITIGNTLRLDKSIAFDDLGIEAYECSGTPADCVKLAKHHVLKDRKPDLVVSGINHGSNSSISVLYSGTMSAAIEAAIEGLPAIGFSLCDYGHEADFSHTEPFVEQIIRQALKNPIPENTALNVNFPKKSDEEIKGIKICRQAHAKWQEEFDERLDPRNRRYFWMTGSFVNHDKGEDTDEWAIVNNYVSVVPCQYDMTAYHAISILNNDWEF; this comes from the coding sequence ATGGCTAAACCACTGATTCTCATTTCGAACGACGATGGCATAACGGCTCCGGGCATACGCACTTTGGTTGAGGTAGCCATGAAGGTAGGAGAGGTAGTAGTGGTTGCACCGGACGGGCCTCAGTCAGGAATGGGACATGCCATTACAATTGGTAACACGCTGCGCCTGGATAAATCCATTGCTTTTGATGACCTGGGTATAGAAGCCTATGAATGCTCCGGCACCCCGGCAGATTGCGTGAAACTGGCCAAGCACCATGTACTGAAAGACCGCAAACCTGACCTGGTAGTAAGCGGCATTAACCACGGCTCTAACTCAAGTATAAGCGTATTATATTCCGGCACTATGTCAGCGGCTATTGAGGCTGCCATAGAAGGCCTGCCAGCTATTGGCTTCTCGCTTTGTGATTATGGCCACGAAGCAGATTTTTCGCATACCGAGCCTTTTGTGGAGCAGATCATCCGCCAGGCACTCAAAAACCCGATCCCGGAAAATACAGCCCTGAATGTGAACTTCCCGAAGAAAAGCGATGAAGAAATAAAAGGTATAAAGATCTGCCGGCAGGCACATGCCAAGTGGCAGGAAGAGTTTGATGAGCGACTAGACCCACGTAACCGCCGCTACTTCTGGATGACAGGCAGCTTTGTAAACCACGACAAAGGAGAAGATACCGACGAATGGGCTATTGTGAACAACTATGTTTCAGTGGTGCCATGCCAGTACGATATGACTGCCTACCACGCTATTTCCATCCTTAACAACGACTGGGAGTTTTAG
- a CDS encoding SusC/RagA family TonB-linked outer membrane protein, which yields MKRNLLLILLFVCALTSSAWAQALVVSGRVTSATDGTALPGVTVLEKGSTNGVTTNSSGEYQLTVSPNAVLQFRFVGLTTQEIPVNGRSSINVQMSSDEQQLKEVVVVGYGTQLKQELTGNVAQISGEQIANVPAPSLESALQGRAAGVYINQGSGKLGSGINIRVRGAASVSASNQPLYVVDGIPVTSTDLGSTNAEPLNPIADINPNDIESIEILKDASAAAIYGSRASNGVVIITTKRGKAGKTNVNFNYYTGWSKPTKIREFLNAEQYIELFTEAAENSDIDPADIFDFFGLDINSEVDQNWDEEPFQNGSVSQYEVSLNGGSDKTRFYINGNYNTTDGIIVGNEFDRATGRINIDHSISDRFRLGTNLSLIRTLNKRVSDDNAFSNPIQLNALPPIQPKIDPETGELNRRTLYYNNLIDQRDGFNDALTYRTISTGYLEFDILSNLQFRTEHGIDFLNLQEELYLGRLTEDGGPSGYGYNAQFTSSNYNTNNTLNYNTVLSDVHKLDFLVGFSYQNANSNGSSVEARGFPSDKFQKIASASRIISGSSTGTDYAFLSYFTRANYVLNEKYLFSGSVRVDGSSRFGEDNRFGTFPAASAGWIMTGEDFLSENKVVSFLKLRASYGLTGNAEIANFAPLALYSASAYEEESGLVPSQLPNPDLRWEKTKQFDIGLDYGLFNDRITGEIDYYVKNTDDLLLNLPLPATGGYTFITKNIGKLENKGFEFVINTQNLVGEFSWNTNFNIAFNRNEVTDLGGNTIFGDSRGLGQIREGEPMAVFWGPKYAGVDPDNGDALYYVRAGSDEITNDYSLAEDQKVGDPNPKAIGGLTNTFSYKGFDLNVLMQFVTGNDIYNMAGFFQSVNADFFDNQTLDQLDRWQKPGDITDVPQARLFGGNGSGTSSRWVQDGSFLRINQVNLGYKLPDNWISKAKMTSARVYLQATNLHTFTDYDGYDPEVNTTYFGRSNVMLGHDFYTPPLAKTFTIGVNLGL from the coding sequence ATGAAGAGAAATTTACTGTTAATTCTCCTTTTTGTCTGTGCGCTTACAAGCAGCGCCTGGGCTCAGGCACTTGTCGTGTCAGGAAGGGTGACATCAGCAACCGACGGTACAGCCCTACCCGGCGTAACTGTACTTGAAAAAGGGTCTACTAACGGGGTTACAACCAACAGCTCGGGAGAATATCAACTAACTGTTAGCCCCAACGCAGTACTGCAATTCAGATTTGTAGGTCTTACTACACAGGAAATTCCTGTAAACGGGCGGTCAAGTATAAATGTACAGATGAGCTCGGATGAACAGCAACTGAAGGAAGTAGTAGTTGTGGGGTATGGTACTCAGCTGAAACAGGAACTGACAGGTAACGTTGCCCAAATATCCGGAGAGCAGATAGCCAACGTTCCGGCTCCATCCCTGGAATCGGCATTGCAAGGCCGTGCTGCTGGTGTTTACATAAACCAGGGTAGTGGTAAGTTAGGTTCCGGTATAAATATCCGCGTACGTGGTGCTGCTTCTGTATCGGCAAGTAACCAACCGCTTTATGTGGTAGATGGTATACCTGTAACCTCCACTGACCTGGGCTCAACCAACGCTGAGCCGCTAAACCCGATAGCGGATATCAACCCGAATGATATCGAATCTATTGAGATTCTGAAAGATGCCTCAGCTGCCGCTATTTATGGATCCAGAGCATCAAACGGGGTAGTAATTATCACAACTAAGCGCGGTAAGGCAGGTAAAACAAACGTTAACTTTAACTACTATACCGGCTGGAGCAAGCCAACCAAGATCAGGGAATTTCTGAACGCAGAGCAATACATTGAGCTATTTACAGAAGCAGCTGAAAATTCAGATATCGACCCAGCTGACATATTCGATTTTTTTGGGCTGGATATAAACTCAGAAGTTGACCAGAACTGGGACGAAGAGCCATTTCAGAATGGAAGTGTATCGCAGTATGAAGTATCTCTGAATGGCGGTAGTGATAAGACTCGTTTCTACATAAACGGTAACTATAACACAACGGATGGTATTATAGTTGGTAACGAGTTTGACAGAGCAACAGGCCGCATAAACATAGATCATTCTATATCAGACAGATTCAGATTAGGAACCAACCTATCCCTGATCCGCACCCTGAACAAACGTGTATCTGATGACAATGCTTTTTCTAACCCGATTCAGCTTAATGCGTTACCACCTATCCAGCCCAAAATAGACCCTGAAACAGGTGAACTTAACAGACGCACATTATACTATAATAACCTTATAGACCAACGAGATGGCTTTAACGATGCCCTCACTTACAGAACTATAAGCACTGGTTACTTGGAGTTTGATATACTTTCTAACCTGCAGTTCAGAACAGAACATGGTATAGATTTCCTTAATCTTCAGGAAGAACTATACTTAGGCAGGCTGACAGAAGATGGCGGCCCATCAGGTTATGGTTATAATGCCCAGTTTACCTCCAGTAACTATAACACTAACAATACACTAAACTACAATACTGTACTAAGCGATGTTCATAAACTGGACTTCCTGGTAGGTTTCAGTTATCAGAATGCAAATTCCAATGGCTCTTCTGTTGAAGCCAGAGGTTTCCCAAGCGACAAATTTCAAAAGATCGCAAGTGCTTCCCGTATTATTAGCGGCAGCTCTACCGGCACAGATTATGCATTCCTGTCTTACTTTACCCGCGCTAATTATGTACTGAACGAGAAATACTTGTTTAGTGGAAGTGTGCGTGTAGACGGTTCATCCAGGTTTGGTGAGGATAATCGTTTTGGTACCTTCCCTGCTGCATCTGCAGGCTGGATCATGACAGGAGAAGATTTCCTGAGCGAAAATAAAGTAGTAAGTTTCCTGAAATTACGTGCGAGCTATGGCCTTACCGGTAATGCTGAAATAGCCAACTTTGCACCACTTGCACTTTACAGTGCATCTGCCTACGAAGAAGAATCCGGCCTTGTACCAAGCCAGCTACCTAACCCTGACCTGCGCTGGGAGAAGACAAAACAGTTCGATATAGGTTTAGACTATGGTTTATTTAACGACCGTATTACCGGTGAAATAGATTACTATGTTAAAAATACAGATGACCTTCTGCTGAACCTGCCTTTACCTGCTACCGGTGGCTATACCTTCATTACAAAAAACATTGGCAAACTGGAGAACAAAGGTTTTGAGTTTGTGATAAACACCCAGAACCTGGTCGGAGAATTTAGCTGGAACACTAACTTCAATATAGCATTCAACCGGAACGAGGTTACAGACTTAGGTGGCAATACCATTTTCGGTGATTCCAGGGGATTAGGTCAGATCCGTGAAGGTGAGCCAATGGCTGTTTTCTGGGGTCCGAAATACGCTGGTGTTGACCCGGATAATGGTGATGCTCTATACTATGTTCGTGCCGGCAGCGATGAAATAACAAACGATTATAGTTTAGCAGAAGATCAGAAAGTAGGTGACCCGAACCCCAAAGCCATAGGGGGTTTAACTAACACCTTCTCTTATAAAGGATTTGACCTGAACGTATTGATGCAGTTTGTAACCGGTAATGACATTTATAACATGGCTGGATTCTTCCAGTCAGTAAACGCAGACTTCTTCGATAACCAGACCCTTGACCAACTGGATCGCTGGCAGAAACCAGGTGATATTACAGACGTGCCACAAGCCAGGTTATTTGGTGGAAATGGTTCCGGCACATCCTCAAGATGGGTGCAGGATGGATCATTCCTGAGAATTAACCAGGTGAATCTAGGTTATAAACTGCCTGATAACTGGATAAGCAAAGCAAAAATGACATCAGCACGTGTTTATTTGCAGGCAACTAACCTGCATACCTTTACCGATTATGATGGCTATGACCCGGAAGTAAACACTACTTACTTCGGACGCAGCAACGTAATGCTTGGCCACGATTTTTATACACCTCCGTTGGCAAAAACATTTACTATTGGCGTAAACCTGGGGCTATAA
- a CDS encoding RagB/SusD family nutrient uptake outer membrane protein, protein MKLKNILLAFILTSSLGVTSCDDLLDVEPQQSIDARDAINTPEDLQGAVIGMYSILGEPELYGTNLLLLPELQGSEENLTWLGTFAGYRQVSLKNMTADNSEAQRTWITAYEGINLANIVLSKLDIMEDPDERDRVEGEALFVRGILHFELVRMYAKAWNDGDPTNANENPGIPIRLTPTTTEAEAAQLPTRGSVADVYAQVLEDLQAAKELLPERNDERANTYAASAFLSRVYLQQQNYAGARDEANRVIEEGGFELNPSVTSIFRNDNTAEAIFEIQQNDQNNAGSANDGLATFYADLEGIGRADISVNTEFSDENPNRYTTYDLYEEDDARLNQLFYEGFNFGAITTGKWTSPGQNIPVVRLAEMYLTRAEANFRLGTTVGATPLEDINTIRIRAGLNPLLIVTLDRILLERRLELAFEGFRIHDLKRTETDLIGRDPENGAEEYVIPWNAAELIYPIPRREIDASKGSLKQNEGY, encoded by the coding sequence ATGAAACTGAAAAATATATTACTGGCATTTATACTAACGTCAAGTCTTGGAGTCACCTCCTGTGATGACCTGCTCGATGTTGAACCGCAACAGTCTATTGATGCGAGAGATGCGATCAATACACCTGAGGATTTGCAGGGCGCTGTAATTGGTATGTATTCTATACTTGGCGAACCTGAACTGTATGGTACCAACCTGTTATTATTGCCAGAACTACAAGGCTCTGAAGAAAATCTAACCTGGTTAGGTACTTTTGCAGGTTACCGCCAGGTGAGTTTAAAAAACATGACTGCTGATAACTCTGAAGCACAACGCACCTGGATTACTGCTTATGAAGGTATAAACCTGGCCAACATTGTTCTGAGTAAGCTGGATATAATGGAAGACCCTGATGAGCGCGACCGTGTAGAAGGCGAGGCACTGTTTGTAAGAGGTATCCTGCATTTTGAGTTGGTAAGGATGTATGCCAAAGCCTGGAATGATGGAGACCCTACTAACGCTAATGAAAATCCGGGAATACCAATACGGTTAACACCTACAACTACTGAAGCTGAGGCAGCCCAGTTACCGACACGCGGCTCAGTAGCAGATGTATATGCCCAGGTGCTGGAAGACCTGCAAGCTGCAAAAGAACTACTACCAGAGCGAAACGACGAGCGGGCTAATACTTATGCAGCAAGCGCCTTTTTATCAAGGGTATACCTGCAACAGCAAAACTATGCTGGTGCCCGCGACGAAGCCAACAGAGTAATTGAAGAAGGAGGTTTTGAACTTAACCCATCTGTAACATCCATTTTCAGGAACGATAACACTGCCGAGGCTATTTTTGAGATACAGCAGAACGACCAGAACAACGCGGGCTCTGCCAACGATGGTCTTGCTACATTTTATGCTGACCTGGAAGGTATAGGTCGTGCCGATATAAGTGTGAATACAGAGTTCTCAGATGAGAACCCGAACCGCTACACTACTTATGATTTGTATGAAGAAGATGATGCGCGATTAAATCAGCTCTTTTATGAAGGCTTCAACTTTGGAGCCATCACAACGGGTAAATGGACAAGCCCTGGGCAAAATATTCCGGTTGTGCGCCTGGCAGAAATGTACCTGACCCGTGCTGAGGCAAATTTCAGGCTGGGTACAACTGTTGGAGCCACTCCCCTGGAAGATATCAACACCATCAGAATACGTGCTGGCCTGAACCCTTTACTCATCGTTACACTGGATAGAATCCTGCTGGAGCGACGTTTAGAACTAGCTTTCGAGGGCTTCCGGATTCATGACCTGAAACGTACCGAAACTGACCTGATTGGTCGTGATCCAGAAAATGGGGCTGAAGAATATGTAATTCCCTGGAATGCTGCTGAACTGATTTACCCGATACCAAGACGTGAAATAGACGCCAGCAAAGGATCGTTGAAACAGAATGAAGGCTATTAA
- a CDS encoding DUF3267 domain-containing protein, producing the protein MINQIEDSSKYTKQELTVSAAKANVLALFFILPLLLIFIPAYVWLWPEQFEFQNIKSFYGEHKLTMLLYPLFIFLIMIPGAVVHELLHGFTWAAFCKNGLKSIKYGVHWKMLTPYCHCKEVLPLRPYILGGMMPGLVMGVLPTIAGLILGSINVFLFGLLFTIAAGGDMLILWMLRHTSKHDLVQDHPELIGCIVYRKV; encoded by the coding sequence ATGATAAACCAGATAGAAGATAGCAGCAAGTATACAAAACAGGAGCTAACCGTTAGTGCTGCAAAAGCCAACGTGTTAGCCCTGTTCTTTATACTCCCCCTGTTACTAATTTTTATACCTGCTTATGTATGGCTGTGGCCAGAGCAGTTTGAGTTCCAGAACATCAAAAGCTTTTACGGGGAGCACAAGCTTACCATGTTGCTTTACCCTTTGTTTATTTTCCTGATCATGATTCCGGGGGCAGTGGTGCACGAACTGTTGCATGGATTTACCTGGGCAGCCTTTTGCAAAAACGGATTGAAGTCGATAAAGTATGGTGTGCACTGGAAAATGCTTACTCCGTATTGCCACTGCAAAGAAGTGCTGCCCCTAAGGCCTTACATACTTGGCGGCATGATGCCGGGCCTGGTAATGGGCGTGCTGCCAACTATAGCCGGGCTTATACTTGGCAGCATCAACGTATTTTTGTTCGGGCTACTGTTTACCATAGCTGCCGGCGGCGATATGCTTATACTTTGGATGCTGCGCCATACCAGTAAACACGACCTGGTACAGGACCACCCGGAACTGATTGGTTGTATTGTGTACCGGAAAGTATAA
- a CDS encoding PhzF family phenazine biosynthesis protein has product MAKIKLYQIDAFTDKVFGGNPAAVCVLDAWLDDKTMQQIGAENNLAETAFVVKTGDDYEIRWFTPTVEVDLCGHATLAAAYVLFTYYNHLTDVINLHSHRSGLLRVQRRADTLTLDFPTDVFEATETPEALVEAFGKAPRETYKGKTDYLLIFESEDDVAGFNPDTNLINSVEARGVIVSAPGKGVDFVSRFFCPQVGIVEDPVTGSAHTTLTPYWSQRLSKQVMTAKQLSKRQGNLTCEYLGKRVKITGKAVTYLTGEIEV; this is encoded by the coding sequence GTGGCAAAGATAAAACTATACCAGATAGACGCTTTTACAGATAAAGTATTTGGCGGAAACCCGGCTGCTGTTTGCGTGCTGGATGCGTGGCTCGATGACAAGACCATGCAACAGATAGGCGCAGAGAACAATCTGGCCGAAACTGCTTTTGTAGTGAAGACCGGTGATGATTACGAGATACGCTGGTTTACACCAACCGTGGAAGTAGACCTTTGCGGGCACGCTACACTGGCGGCAGCTTACGTGCTGTTTACGTATTACAACCACCTAACCGATGTAATAAACCTGCACTCGCACAGAAGCGGTTTGTTGCGTGTGCAGCGTCGCGCCGATACCCTTACACTGGATTTTCCGACGGATGTATTTGAGGCCACTGAAACACCGGAAGCTCTGGTAGAGGCCTTCGGAAAAGCTCCACGGGAAACCTACAAAGGCAAAACAGATTACCTGCTGATATTTGAATCAGAGGATGATGTGGCAGGCTTTAACCCGGATACTAACCTTATAAATTCAGTAGAAGCACGCGGTGTCATTGTTTCGGCACCTGGTAAAGGGGTTGATTTTGTATCCCGGTTTTTCTGCCCGCAGGTAGGCATTGTTGAGGATCCGGTAACTGGTTCTGCTCATACCACACTTACTCCCTATTGGAGCCAGCGCCTGAGCAAACAGGTGATGACGGCAAAGCAGCTATCTAAAAGGCAAGGCAACCTGACTTGCGAGTATCTGGGAAAGAGGGTGAAGATCACAGGGAAAGCTGTAACCTACTTAACAGGCGAAATAGAAGTATAA
- a CDS encoding M14 family zinc carboxypeptidase — MLTTLLLAALLTTGTPDKTDLKTPYEKGNGNTTATYDETINWYKNFDKAYDEVKMVPYGYTDSGRMLHLVIVSTDKDFDPASVKNKNKRVLLIQNGIHPGEPEGIDATMMLARDYLQDKNKRKQLDNVVLAIIPVYNIGGALNRNSHTRTNQNGPEEYGFRGNSRNLDLNRDYIKTDSRNAKLFHLVFRDWDPDVFMDNHTSNGADYQHVMTLIATQHNKLNPTLAKYLNEKMVPTLYSGMKQDKFPMVPYMNHAGDTPDEGIIGFMESPRYATGYTTLYNTLGFVPETHMLKPFDQRVKATYKLMENMIETVHRDADEIGKLRAKAKQETLQQQNFALNWELDTTKVDKIPFMGYAAKYKTSEVSGTERLYYDRKAPYSKNINYYNTFKPTTTVQKPVAYIIPFAWHEVIDRLKTNKVEMQQLTRDTTITVDTYYITDYKTGQRAYEGHYLHTDVKVEPRTLKRQFLKGDYVVYLNQEANRFLVEVLEPQGVDSYFAWNFFDSILMQKEYFSSYVFEDLAAEYLKQNPKLREQLEERKKKDPEFAKNGRAQLDFVYRNTPHYEFTHNMYPVGRLMQDVKLPL, encoded by the coding sequence ATGTTAACCACGCTACTTTTAGCTGCGCTGCTAACGACAGGCACACCCGATAAAACTGACCTGAAAACACCTTACGAAAAAGGAAACGGCAACACTACCGCCACCTACGACGAAACCATAAACTGGTACAAAAATTTTGATAAGGCATATGATGAGGTAAAAATGGTGCCTTACGGGTATACCGATTCAGGTCGTATGCTGCACCTGGTCATAGTTTCTACGGATAAGGATTTTGACCCTGCTTCTGTTAAAAACAAGAACAAGCGTGTGCTGCTGATACAGAATGGCATACACCCAGGGGAGCCGGAAGGTATAGATGCGACCATGATGCTGGCCCGCGACTACCTGCAGGACAAGAACAAGCGCAAACAGCTGGATAACGTGGTGCTGGCCATTATTCCTGTTTACAACATTGGCGGTGCGCTAAACCGAAACAGCCATACCCGCACCAACCAGAACGGACCGGAAGAATACGGTTTTCGTGGCAACTCCCGTAACCTGGACCTGAACCGCGACTATATTAAAACAGATTCCCGAAACGCTAAGCTATTTCACCTGGTATTCCGCGACTGGGACCCCGATGTGTTTATGGATAATCATACTTCAAACGGAGCCGATTACCAGCACGTGATGACGCTGATCGCTACGCAGCACAACAAACTGAACCCAACTCTGGCAAAGTACCTGAACGAGAAGATGGTACCCACTCTTTATAGTGGCATGAAACAGGATAAATTTCCGATGGTACCTTATATGAACCATGCAGGCGATACGCCAGATGAAGGTATAATCGGCTTTATGGAATCGCCACGCTATGCAACAGGGTATACTACGCTTTATAACACACTCGGTTTTGTGCCGGAAACCCACATGCTAAAGCCTTTCGACCAGCGTGTAAAAGCTACCTACAAGCTGATGGAAAACATGATTGAAACAGTACACCGCGATGCTGACGAGATCGGGAAATTACGCGCCAAAGCCAAACAGGAAACCCTGCAGCAGCAGAACTTCGCCCTTAACTGGGAGCTCGATACCACCAAAGTTGATAAGATTCCTTTTATGGGATATGCCGCCAAGTATAAAACGAGTGAAGTGAGCGGAACAGAACGCCTGTACTACGACCGCAAAGCACCATACAGCAAGAACATCAACTACTATAATACTTTTAAACCTACCACTACTGTACAGAAGCCGGTAGCCTACATTATACCTTTTGCCTGGCACGAGGTTATTGATCGACTGAAGACTAACAAGGTAGAGATGCAGCAACTAACCCGTGATACAACTATAACGGTAGACACCTACTACATTACAGACTATAAAACCGGCCAGCGCGCTTACGAAGGCCATTACCTGCACACCGATGTAAAAGTTGAGCCGCGTACCCTAAAGCGCCAGTTTCTGAAAGGAGATTATGTGGTATACCTGAACCAGGAAGCCAATCGTTTTTTAGTTGAAGTGCTCGAGCCACAGGGTGTAGACTCCTACTTCGCCTGGAACTTCTTCGATTCAATCCTGATGCAGAAAGAGTACTTTTCCAGCTACGTGTTCGAAGACCTGGCAGCAGAATACCTGAAGCAAAACCCGAAACTGCGGGAGCAACTGGAAGAGCGTAAAAAGAAGGACCCTGAGTTTGCAAAGAATGGGCGTGCGCAGCTGGACTTCGTTTACCGCAATACCCCGCACTACGAGTTTACACACAACATGTACCCCGTAGGACGACTGATGCAGGACGTAAAGCTGCCTCTGTAA
- a CDS encoding mechanosensitive ion channel protein MscS has product MIIKNIFYAILLGVGMAACLSQNDKSGEGETAGTTPEQSATEITEQNITPTAEQLQIAPDRVGFITIGQNIEQMRQAIPAGFTITDTTLQQEGMQATAYIIKPDQQTKGILVEQQCKQDCNVWRLNVQSDLYKTAKGVHVGSTYSEVQNIHPISTVTLADGGLVAVAKDGGMTFVLETAQIPANQRARLTPATVPANTPVKAILVY; this is encoded by the coding sequence ATGATTATCAAAAACATATTTTACGCAATACTGCTGGGGGTGGGCATGGCCGCCTGTCTCTCGCAGAACGATAAGAGCGGAGAAGGAGAAACGGCCGGCACTACCCCTGAGCAATCCGCTACTGAAATAACAGAGCAAAATATAACCCCTACAGCTGAACAACTACAGATTGCGCCAGACCGTGTCGGCTTTATAACTATAGGTCAGAATATAGAACAGATGCGCCAGGCCATACCTGCCGGTTTTACTATAACAGACACCACGTTGCAGCAGGAAGGAATGCAGGCAACAGCCTATATTATAAAGCCGGACCAGCAAACAAAAGGTATACTTGTAGAGCAGCAATGTAAGCAGGACTGTAATGTCTGGCGGCTTAATGTACAATCAGATTTATATAAAACAGCTAAGGGAGTACATGTTGGCTCCACTTACAGCGAAGTACAGAACATACACCCGATAAGCACTGTAACACTGGCTGATGGCGGACTAGTAGCAGTTGCAAAAGACGGTGGAATGACATTTGTTTTAGAAACGGCACAGATTCCTGCCAACCAGCGCGCTCGTCTTACTCCTGCCACTGTACCAGCCAATACTCCGGTTAAAGCCATTCTTGTATATTAG
- a CDS encoding DoxX family protein translates to MALLRSRYKYKDLGLLILRIGIGLMFVIHGWPKLTGGPEKWEQIGKTMEMMGIDFAPVFWGFMAGFAEVVGGFLIMFGFFFRIACALLVITMLVATARHMSEGDGFGGYSHSLEAAILFFSLLFIGPGKYSLDKAIFPGKKDRRIY, encoded by the coding sequence ATGGCACTACTTCGCTCCCGTTACAAGTATAAAGATCTTGGTCTGCTGATACTACGCATCGGTATCGGTTTAATGTTTGTTATTCATGGCTGGCCCAAGCTTACCGGCGGACCCGAAAAGTGGGAACAGATAGGTAAAACTATGGAAATGATGGGCATTGATTTTGCACCGGTGTTCTGGGGTTTTATGGCTGGCTTCGCCGAAGTAGTGGGCGGTTTCCTGATCATGTTCGGGTTCTTTTTCCGTATCGCCTGTGCACTGCTGGTAATCACTATGCTGGTAGCTACCGCACGGCACATGTCAGAAGGGGATGGCTTTGGTGGTTATTCTCATTCACTGGAAGCTGCCATTCTTTTCTTTTCGCTTCTATTTATCGGCCCCGGCAAGTATAGCCTGGATAAAGCTATTTTCCCGGGTAAAAAAGACCGCAGAATTTACTAA
- a CDS encoding DUF421 domain-containing protein codes for MDTIIRGAIVYIFLLIIFRVSGKRTLYDATVFDFVLLLIIAETTQQALLGDDFSLTNGLLLIMTLIVLDIFISLLKQKFMPIEKLVDGGPLIILDNGRLLRDRMRKERVDEADILESARDLKGLQRLDQIKYAILEKNGRITIIPQEEES; via the coding sequence ATGGATACTATTATAAGAGGGGCAATTGTATACATTTTTCTGCTGATCATTTTCAGGGTAAGCGGGAAGAGAACTTTGTACGATGCCACCGTATTCGATTTTGTGTTATTGCTTATAATTGCAGAAACTACACAGCAGGCTCTGTTAGGAGATGATTTTTCGCTTACCAACGGGCTGTTGCTCATCATGACTCTGATCGTGCTGGATATATTCATCTCCTTGCTAAAACAAAAGTTCATGCCTATAGAAAAACTGGTAGATGGTGGCCCACTGATCATACTGGATAATGGCAGGCTGCTACGCGACCGAATGCGTAAAGAGCGTGTAGACGAAGCTGATATACTTGAATCGGCGAGAGACCTGAAAGGCCTGCAGCGACTAGACCAGATAAAATACGCTATACTGGAAAAGAACGGCAGGATCACGATCATTCCGCAGGAAGAAGAAAGCTAA